The genomic region CTATTGCAGCTCTTGGTGCCTTGATACTGGGCTGCTGGTGTTACTTGCGTCTGCAGAGGATCAGCCAGTCTGAAGATGAGGAAAGCATCGTGGGTGAAGGAGAAACCAAAGAGCCCTTTCTTCTTGTGCAGTACTCCGCTAAAGGACCTTGCGTagagaggaaagcaaagctAACTCCAAACAGCACAGAAGTACATAGCTAACTTGGAGCAATACCTGTATGTGGACTGTGCTTATATGTGTAACCAGCAGAAGAATCTATACTGTGAAGAACTTGGTCACGTGCACATTACTCATCAGAAAACACCCTGATGAGGCTTAAATAAGCTTTCATTGCAACTGCATGCACTGTGAAGTTGCTCTTTGTGTCAATTGTGTATCCTACTTCTGTGACAAGAGCTGACTCACCTGGCATAAAGTCCATTGCTGGCAATGGACACCAGGATATCTTTGAGTGAAGAGACTAATAGCATCTTTTTGTTACTTGAATGTTTAGCTGAGCCTATTTTGATGGAGCTACTACTGTAATGTGAACTACTTTACAACTGTGAACGGTAAATAGGCTGCCAGaagctttttgctttgtgctCCACAGCACATGAGAATAGTATGGTGAAATAGTATGTAACACAAGAGGACTGTAGGTGGAATCCAGACCTTCAAAACCAGATCTGCAGTTAAAACTTGCTTCTGCTATTAACTTCTGAGTGCACAGCCATAGAGCCAGAACTTCAGCAGTTCACTGGACTAGTACAGAATGTTGAAAAGAAGGTAGAATACCTTGTTTGAAAAGCAGGTATAACCTGACAGTAATATGCTGAGGGAAGAAACACAGGAGCTACAAGAAAGGAAACGGTTTCCTTCAGTTGCAGCTAGGCATAGGCTAAGCTTTTGGCTGCTAGAACTGAGCTCTCTCTAACCATGTAGCTACTGTGAGGAAACTGCCATTTTGACGGAACTGGGAACTGATGATGGATACTGAACCCTCAGGGATGGTCCAGAAGGTTTCCAGGAGTTTGAAGTGGCAGTAGAGCAGGGTCTTCTCTTCTGTCTGCATGCTGAAACTGCAGAAGCAGTTACTTATTAAAACTTATAAATGTAActtacctatttttttcctagaaggtCTGTTTGTGTACTTAGCAATTCAGGTGTATGTAAACAAAACGTTAGGAGTCTGTTTGTAAAAAGGCTTTTTAGTCTAAAGACAAGTGATCAACTACAGAATTCAATTTGTGTATCTTGTAGATAACTTGTGGCTTAGCTCAACTACTACAAGATAAAAGTTTTAACATTA from Aythya fuligula isolate bAytFul2 chromosome 15, bAytFul2.pri, whole genome shotgun sequence harbors:
- the SNN gene encoding stannin, with translation MSIMDHSPSTGVVTVIVILIAIAALGALILGCWCYLRLQRISQSEDEESIVGEGETKEPFLLVQYSAKGPCVERKAKLTPNSTEVHS